The Flavobacterium faecale genome has a segment encoding these proteins:
- a CDS encoding DUF4062 domain-containing protein gives MDKRYQVFISSTYADLKNERAKVIQTIMELDCIPAGMEIFPAIDEEQFEFIKKVIDDCDYYILIIGGRYGSISAEGISYTEMEYDYAITKNIKVIAFIHSNPDQIPMGKSEKNSDLRQKLQDFKLKVSTNRLIRFWTNAEELPGLVALNLPKTIKRYPAIGWIRANSTSNPEVYVELNEIRKENQELKSQITTNDNKLDIANLAEIEDLIEISGKHTYWNDQYHQDVNSNWSKKLTWGEIFALISPYLLKKPNDSKVKEKLSQVIYETIQNFVDSGISYIRDQDFQTIKIQFSALQLIELETTTDKSGQINLIWNTTEKGKNLMLNLRTIKK, from the coding sequence ATGGATAAAAGGTATCAAGTCTTCATAAGTTCTACTTATGCTGATTTAAAAAATGAAAGAGCAAAAGTTATTCAAACAATAATGGAATTAGATTGTATTCCAGCAGGAATGGAAATTTTTCCTGCAATTGATGAAGAACAATTTGAATTTATTAAAAAAGTAATTGATGATTGTGATTACTATATATTAATCATTGGCGGAAGATATGGCTCTATTTCTGCGGAAGGTATAAGTTATACAGAAATGGAATATGATTATGCAATTACTAAAAACATAAAAGTGATTGCTTTTATTCATTCAAATCCTGATCAAATCCCTATGGGAAAATCTGAAAAAAATTCAGATTTAAGGCAGAAATTACAGGATTTCAAATTAAAAGTGTCTACAAATAGATTAATTAGGTTTTGGACAAATGCAGAAGAACTACCTGGTTTAGTAGCCTTAAATCTACCTAAAACAATTAAAAGATATCCAGCAATTGGATGGATAAGGGCAAATTCGACATCAAACCCAGAAGTCTATGTTGAGTTAAACGAAATACGAAAAGAGAATCAAGAGCTAAAGTCACAAATTACCACAAATGATAATAAACTCGATATAGCTAATCTTGCAGAAATTGAAGATTTAATCGAAATTTCAGGGAAACATACCTATTGGAATGATCAATATCATCAAGATGTTAACTCAAATTGGTCTAAAAAATTAACTTGGGGAGAAATTTTTGCCTTAATATCACCATATCTTTTAAAGAAACCCAATGATTCAAAAGTAAAAGAAAAACTTTCACAAGTTATATACGAGACAATTCAGAATTTTGTAGATTCTGGAATAAGCTATATAAGAGACCAAGATTTTCAAACTATAAAAATTCAATTTTCAGCTCTACAATTAATTGAATTGGAAACTACTACAGATAAATCTGGACAAATAAACTTAATATGGAATACAACAGAAAAAGGTAAAAACTTGATGTTAAATTTACGAACTATAAAAAAATAA
- a CDS encoding transposase — MKHYKTCACLSCELFKKCTKNARGRLIERSQHADLIYQNKVRIENNYEIYRRRQAIVEHPYGVIKRQWDFYYIMTKKSIKHASADVGLIFTAYNLKRIFNLVDLNMLKMYLKRTAMFYWLNKTHLKAFYAVVNFEINVSVFFKSRNYCSGNGLYLPQN; from the coding sequence ATGAAGCATTATAAAACCTGTGCTTGCTTGAGTTGCGAGCTTTTTAAAAAGTGTACCAAAAACGCTAGAGGCCGACTCATTGAACGCTCCCAACATGCCGATTTGATTTATCAAAATAAGGTCAGAATTGAAAATAATTATGAAATCTACCGACGGCGCCAAGCCATTGTCGAGCATCCATATGGCGTGATTAAACGACAATGGGACTTCTATTACATCATGACCAAAAAATCCATCAAACACGCCAGTGCTGATGTGGGATTGATTTTTACCGCCTACAATCTCAAGCGTATTTTTAATCTCGTTGACCTAAATATGTTGAAAATGTACTTAAAACGTACGGCTATGTTTTATTGGCTCAATAAAACTCATTTAAAAGCTTTTTACGCCGTTGTAAATTTTGAAATAAATGTGAGTGTATTTTTTAAAAGTCGAAATTATTGTTCGGGAAATGGGTTATATTTACCTCAAAATTAA
- a CDS encoding ATP-binding protein, translating to MIDKLKFVSKTTIEEIKNLNIKSESADLDYKEIFTISDAKSKIEISKDFAAFSNSKGGYIIYGVNNNFEWIGLDDRSDNDTDEANISNILDNFIDGSIEFITNTIEIDNNYFFIVYIFPNKTISPFKKDGQYSKSNWKDNKSKNITIFQKGDVYCRRGTRSIKADNLFYKLKSNHFQVIENISNQPIMYNEFIGRREYLNELNEKLENTNNRIIQIDGIGGIGKTTFVHYFATKLIENKDYKNNFDFIIWTSSKRNKYTPEGIKDLTEFISNYTDLLEDIYDFITTNGLEEENDNYEVEEVVLEFLKSNKVLLIVDNLETLNDNDLIKFIEHFPIKSKAILTTRETLGDFFMSRINLNGFEEKKEFPEFLSSQYKLFTGKNDNSFIELYGNHTNELYSYTKGMPLAGQLITHQLSTGTPIENVIENLKSGKAYEDILKFCFQGTIDKLSIAERTLLFIFSLSEREELLSLGDLLYISGFSSDEIGLHSIPKLTKTSLCLAQKTDSGEIGYTIPHLAKIYSKQYLSLENEIEIIQKYDNFIQEKSKFSIDNSESVKLFTRSKAKNHKEKVAAGEAIKALSNAYYNYDSAISSIEKLLKENSKFAFLYLIKGKIEDNGIFKDSYSKAKKEFLIAIEIDNEFLEVLIELGYLEYKSRIGKKDDVKEIIQSSINYFERALKLNSKDQRIHLGLAQGYTVQATKTSFYHSKNKRYEIGTKANEHYEQAIYTGENLSKMEIHSNAITCFGKAINIRNNIRDDERALKTCEEGLLFEPDNVKLIEIKEQLEFKMSPNSFTKNSFAEKGWIVK from the coding sequence ATGATAGATAAATTAAAATTCGTTAGTAAAACAACAATTGAAGAAATAAAAAATCTAAACATTAAGTCTGAAAGCGCAGATTTAGACTATAAGGAAATATTTACGATTAGTGATGCAAAATCAAAAATTGAAATTTCTAAAGATTTTGCAGCTTTTTCAAATTCAAAAGGGGGTTATATTATTTACGGAGTAAATAACAATTTTGAATGGATAGGTTTAGATGATAGAAGTGACAATGATACTGATGAAGCAAATATTTCAAATATCCTTGACAATTTTATAGACGGTTCTATAGAATTTATTACTAATACGATTGAAATAGATAATAATTATTTTTTTATAGTTTATATTTTTCCTAATAAAACAATATCACCTTTTAAAAAAGATGGACAGTATAGCAAATCTAATTGGAAAGACAATAAAAGTAAAAACATAACTATTTTTCAAAAAGGTGATGTTTATTGCCGTAGAGGTACACGTTCAATAAAAGCAGATAATTTATTCTATAAGTTGAAAAGCAATCATTTTCAAGTCATTGAAAACATAAGCAATCAACCAATAATGTATAATGAATTTATTGGTAGAAGGGAATACTTAAACGAATTAAATGAAAAGTTAGAAAACACTAATAATAGAATAATTCAAATTGATGGAATTGGAGGAATTGGAAAAACAACTTTTGTTCATTATTTCGCAACTAAACTTATAGAAAATAAAGATTATAAAAATAACTTTGATTTTATTATTTGGACAAGTTCTAAAAGAAATAAATACACCCCAGAAGGTATTAAAGATTTAACAGAGTTTATTTCAAACTATACCGATTTATTGGAAGATATATATGATTTCATTACCACTAATGGACTTGAAGAAGAAAATGACAATTATGAAGTTGAAGAAGTTGTTTTAGAATTCTTAAAAAGTAATAAAGTTCTCTTGATTGTTGATAATTTAGAAACACTAAATGACAATGATTTAATTAAGTTTATTGAACATTTTCCTATAAAATCTAAAGCAATTCTAACTACAAGAGAAACTTTGGGAGATTTCTTTATGTCAAGAATTAATCTAAACGGATTTGAAGAAAAGAAAGAATTTCCAGAATTTTTGAGTTCTCAATATAAGTTATTTACAGGAAAAAATGATAATTCATTTATTGAGTTGTATGGAAACCATACAAATGAATTATACAGTTATACCAAAGGTATGCCGTTAGCAGGTCAATTGATAACTCATCAACTATCAACAGGAACACCAATAGAAAATGTAATTGAGAATTTAAAAAGCGGAAAAGCATATGAAGATATTCTTAAATTTTGTTTTCAAGGAACTATTGATAAATTATCAATTGCTGAAAGAACATTATTATTTATTTTTTCACTTTCTGAAAGAGAAGAACTATTATCCTTAGGAGATTTATTATATATAAGTGGCTTTTCAAGTGATGAAATTGGATTACATTCAATTCCCAAACTTACTAAAACTTCTTTATGTTTAGCGCAAAAAACTGATAGCGGGGAAATAGGATATACAATTCCACATTTAGCAAAAATTTACTCTAAACAATATTTATCTTTAGAAAATGAAATAGAAATTATTCAGAAATACGATAATTTCATCCAAGAAAAAAGTAAATTTAGTATCGATAATTCGGAAAGCGTTAAACTATTTACAAGGTCAAAAGCTAAAAACCATAAAGAAAAAGTTGCAGCGGGAGAAGCAATAAAAGCTCTTTCTAATGCATATTATAATTATGATTCAGCTATAAGTTCGATTGAAAAACTGTTAAAAGAAAATAGTAAGTTCGCATTTTTATATTTGATAAAAGGGAAAATAGAGGATAATGGTATATTTAAAGACTCATATAGTAAAGCAAAAAAAGAATTTTTAATTGCAATAGAAATTGACAATGAATTCTTAGAAGTATTAATTGAACTTGGTTATTTAGAATATAAGAGTAGAATAGGGAAGAAAGATGATGTTAAAGAAATTATTCAATCAAGTATAAATTATTTTGAAAGAGCGCTTAAATTAAATTCAAAAGACCAAAGAATTCATCTTGGACTTGCTCAAGGATATACTGTACAAGCTACTAAAACAAGTTTTTACCACTCCAAAAACAAGAGATATGAAATCGGAACAAAAGCAAATGAACATTATGAGCAGGCGATTTACACAGGTGAAAATTTGTCAAAAATGGAAATTCATTCAAATGCAATTACTTGTTTTGGTAAAGCTATAAACATTCGTAACAATATCCGTGATGATGAAAGGGCTTTAAAGACTTGCGAAGAAGGTTTATTATTTGAACCCGACAATGTAAAGTTAATAGAAATAAAAGAACAATTGGAATTTAAAATGAGTCCTAATTCTTTTACAAAAAATAGTTTTGCTGAAAAAGGTTGGATAGTAAAATAA
- a CDS encoding transposase, producing MKHYKTSVCLSCELFKKCTKNARGRLIERSQHADLIYQNKVRIENNYEIYRRRQAIVEHPYGVIKRQWDFYYIMTKKSIKHASADVGLIFTAYNLKRIFNLVDLNMLKMYLKRTALFYWLNKTHLKAFYAVVNFEINVSVFFKSRNYCSGNGLYLPQN from the coding sequence ATGAAGCATTATAAAACCAGTGTTTGCTTGAGTTGCGAGCTTTTTAAAAAGTGTACCAAAAACGCTAGAGGCCGACTCATTGAACGCTCCCAACATGCCGATTTGATTTATCAAAATAAGGTCAGAATTGAAAATAATTATGAAATCTACCGACGGCGCCAAGCCATTGTCGAGCATCCATATGGCGTGATTAAACGACAATGGGACTTCTATTACATCATGACCAAAAAATCCATCAAACACGCCAGTGCTGATGTGGGATTGATTTTTACCGCCTACAATCTCAAGCGCATTTTTAATCTCGTTGACCTAAATATGTTGAAAATGTACTTAAAACGTACGGCTTTGTTTTATTGGCTCAATAAAACTCATTTAAAAGCTTTTTACGCCGTTGTAAATTTTGAAATAAATGTGAGTGTATTTTTTAAAAGTCGAAATTATTGTTCGGGAAATGGGTTATATTTACCTCAAAATTAA
- a CDS encoding helix-turn-helix domain-containing protein produces MIKITEYTISQFDFDLINHIKRLRVEKKISQEQLSTGMGLVRSFVGNVENINESHKYATRHLTLLAKAFGFKNISDLMRFPTPQYDKIKVIVKQTMNESGTKALSSEVVKIEPLK; encoded by the coding sequence ATGATAAAAATTACAGAATATACCATATCACAATTTGATTTTGACTTGATAAATCATATAAAGAGACTTAGAGTAGAGAAAAAAATTTCACAGGAACAATTAAGTACCGGTATGGGATTAGTTCGCAGTTTTGTTGGTAATGTAGAGAATATTAATGAATCACATAAGTATGCAACTCGTCATTTAACTTTATTGGCAAAGGCTTTCGGATTTAAGAATATTTCAGATCTGATGAGGTTCCCTACTCCTCAATATGATAAGATTAAAGTTATTGTAAAACAAACTATGAATGAAAGTGGTACTAAAGCGTTAAGTTCTGAGGTGGTGAAAATTGAGCCTTTAAAATAA
- a CDS encoding SusC/RagA family TonB-linked outer membrane protein yields the protein MKNNSLIKEVRTTVYSFILGICLFSSSAVANNHLLFSNFQQPTQKISGTITDGIGPMPGVTITVKGTSTTTISDYNGQYTITASPTDVLVFSFMGFKSVEVVISSQKTVDIQLKEDATALQEVRVNAGYYSVKEKERTGSIAKILAKEIETQPVTNVLAAMQGRMAGVNITQTTGVSGGGFDLQIRGQNSLRSDGNRPLYIINGVPYSSDPVGFGATATVMPSLTSPLNNLNPGDIESIEVLKDADATAIYGSRGANGVILITTKKGKKGKTTFTTNYSNGIGKVTRFMNLMNTDQYLEMRREAFSNDGYTTYPASAYEVNGTWDQTRNTNWQKVLTGGTANFMNLQSSVSGGNEQTQFIFNGSYSNETTVFPANFGYKKGNARINLNHSSENKKFGINFSAGYTVQDNNQPSTDLTTISRKLAPNAPALYDAAGNLNWENSTWENPLSHLNGKSLSNTSDLVANAVLSYQLPFQLEFKSSFGYTDLKHKESSTFPSTIYDPAYGLGSEFSSLFTNTTTRQSWIIEPQLNWHTSFGKGKISILAGGTFNQLNGQQLVLAGEGFTSNSLIYDLASASTVTIMSSGGTEYKYQAFFGRANFSWSDQYFLNVTGRRDGSSRFGPGNKFATFGAVGAAWLFSKASFIKDSNGSFLSFGKLRASYGTTGSDQIGDYQYLDTYSSNGNPYQGTVGIETTRLFNPDFGWESNKKFEIATELGFFKDRIFVTAGWFRNTSSNQLVGIPLPGTTGFSSIQANLDASVQNSGIELTLRTVNFQKKNFGWSSNFNISVLKNKLLRFPDLASSTYANQYVIGEPLNIVKVYNYTGLNSVTGLYEFEDFNGDGLFSAKDDRQYLVDLNPDFYGGLQNQLNYKGIQLDFLFQFVKQLNYNSASSLGLPGSRNNQTTDVLDRWQNPGDLGPFQQYSTGVNTAVSSAFTRYRDSNATISDASYIRLKNVSLSYTLPSYWLKGVTCQINLQAQNLLTFTSYKGADPEFRTRGVLPPLKIITTGVQLTY from the coding sequence ATGAAAAATAATTCATTAATCAAGGAGGTAAGGACAACGGTGTATTCCTTTATTTTAGGAATTTGCCTGTTCTCCTCCTCTGCCGTAGCCAATAACCACCTACTCTTTTCAAATTTTCAGCAACCTACCCAAAAAATTAGTGGTACAATCACTGATGGTATTGGCCCTATGCCTGGAGTTACTATTACCGTTAAAGGAACGTCCACTACTACTATCTCAGATTACAATGGCCAGTATACGATCACGGCCTCTCCTACTGATGTTCTTGTCTTTTCGTTCATGGGATTCAAGTCTGTAGAAGTAGTTATTAGTTCGCAAAAAACAGTTGACATCCAACTCAAGGAAGATGCTACCGCTCTTCAAGAAGTACGAGTCAATGCTGGTTACTATTCTGTAAAAGAAAAAGAGCGTACGGGAAGTATTGCTAAAATTTTGGCGAAAGAAATTGAAACGCAACCGGTAACTAATGTTCTGGCTGCCATGCAGGGAAGAATGGCGGGAGTTAATATTACGCAAACAACTGGTGTTTCTGGTGGGGGGTTTGACCTACAAATTCGGGGACAAAACAGCTTGAGGTCCGACGGTAATAGACCGCTATATATTATTAATGGTGTCCCTTATTCCAGCGATCCTGTGGGGTTTGGTGCTACCGCTACCGTAATGCCCTCCTTAACGAGTCCGCTCAACAATTTGAATCCTGGCGATATTGAAAGTATCGAAGTCTTAAAAGATGCTGATGCCACAGCGATATATGGTTCACGTGGTGCCAATGGCGTCATACTTATTACAACCAAAAAAGGAAAGAAAGGCAAAACTACGTTCACCACCAACTATTCTAACGGAATTGGGAAAGTGACCCGCTTCATGAATTTGATGAATACTGATCAATATTTAGAGATGCGTCGTGAAGCTTTCTCTAATGATGGATACACGACTTATCCAGCAAGTGCTTATGAAGTTAATGGTACATGGGATCAAACTCGAAATACCAATTGGCAAAAAGTACTGACTGGTGGTACAGCTAACTTCATGAATTTGCAATCCTCTGTTTCAGGAGGTAATGAGCAGACTCAGTTTATCTTCAATGGAAGCTATAGCAATGAAACAACCGTTTTTCCTGCTAATTTTGGTTATAAAAAAGGAAATGCACGTATTAATTTGAATCATTCCTCCGAGAATAAAAAATTTGGCATCAACTTTTCTGCAGGTTACACGGTACAAGATAATAACCAACCCTCGACAGACTTAACCACCATTTCGCGAAAGCTAGCACCCAACGCACCTGCTTTGTATGATGCAGCAGGAAATCTCAATTGGGAGAACAGCACTTGGGAAAATCCGCTAAGCCATCTGAATGGGAAATCCTTAAGCAATACCTCTGACTTAGTTGCCAATGCAGTCTTATCTTATCAACTTCCATTTCAATTGGAATTTAAATCTAGCTTTGGCTATACGGATTTGAAACACAAAGAGAGTAGCACTTTCCCTTCTACTATTTATGATCCTGCCTATGGTTTAGGCAGTGAATTTTCTTCCTTATTTACAAATACTACAACGCGCCAATCTTGGATTATAGAACCTCAACTCAATTGGCATACTAGTTTTGGAAAAGGCAAAATTTCCATATTGGCAGGTGGTACTTTCAATCAACTCAACGGGCAGCAACTGGTTTTAGCAGGAGAAGGATTTACTAGTAATAGTTTGATTTATGACTTGGCTTCCGCCTCAACTGTTACCATCATGAGCAGTGGTGGTACAGAGTATAAATACCAAGCCTTTTTTGGACGTGCTAATTTTAGTTGGTCTGACCAATATTTCTTGAATGTAACGGGTCGACGAGATGGATCAAGTCGTTTTGGACCAGGAAACAAGTTTGCTACTTTTGGGGCTGTAGGTGCCGCTTGGTTGTTTTCTAAAGCATCTTTTATAAAAGACAGTAACGGATCGTTTTTGAGTTTTGGAAAACTTCGTGCTAGTTATGGAACTACGGGAAGTGATCAAATTGGAGATTACCAATATTTAGATACGTATAGTTCCAATGGGAATCCCTACCAAGGAACGGTAGGGATTGAAACCACACGACTCTTTAATCCCGACTTTGGATGGGAAAGCAACAAAAAGTTTGAGATCGCTACTGAACTCGGTTTTTTTAAAGATCGGATTTTTGTGACTGCCGGATGGTTTCGTAATACTTCATCTAATCAGTTGGTTGGTATTCCCTTGCCGGGGACCACGGGCTTTAGCAGTATTCAGGCTAATCTTGATGCTAGTGTACAAAATAGTGGTATAGAATTGACGTTGCGAACTGTGAATTTTCAAAAGAAAAATTTTGGATGGAGTAGCAATTTCAATATTAGTGTTTTAAAAAATAAATTACTTCGTTTTCCTGATTTAGCCAGTTCTACTTATGCCAATCAGTACGTTATTGGTGAACCGTTGAATATTGTAAAAGTTTATAACTATACAGGTCTAAATTCAGTAACTGGATTGTATGAGTTTGAGGATTTTAATGGCGATGGTCTTTTTTCTGCTAAAGACGATAGGCAATATTTAGTAGATTTAAATCCTGATTTTTATGGTGGTTTGCAAAACCAACTCAACTATAAAGGTATTCAACTCGATTTCCTTTTTCAGTTTGTCAAACAACTCAACTACAATTCGGCTTCGTCACTTGGCTTGCCTGGTAGTAGGAACAATCAAACAACAGATGTACTGGATCGCTGGCAAAACCCAGGAGATTTAGGACCGTTTCAGCAATACAGTACTGGAGTGAATACGGCGGTTAGTAGTGCTTTTACCCGATATCGTGACAGCAATGCTACTATAAGCGATGCCTCTTATATCCGTTTGAAGAATGTTTCCTTGAGTTATACGCTGCCTTCTTATTGGCTAAAAGGTGTTACTTGTCAAATTAATTTACAAGCGCAAAACTTACTCACTTTTACGTCCTACAAAGGCGCAGATCCAGAGTTTAGAACTAGAGGAGTATTGCCTCCTTTGAAAATTATTACCACTGGCGTTCAATTAACTTATTAA
- a CDS encoding RagB/SusD family nutrient uptake outer membrane protein — MKPIFNPKSFLFKIQKKRIPVIFMGYSLACILLLSACDNFVETDQPSSQLSTPVVFESPTTATAAMVAIYAQLRSSTLLTGSPLGLSNQMGHYADELTFYGDSENSTFGLYTNSLLASNEAVATLWASSYRVVYNTNAMLEGIAASKSLSQDKANQLTGEALFVRALVHFYLLNLYGEIPYITTTDYRQNRVASRLPVAKVYELIIADLDKASSLLPENDESGERVRPDQYTAQALLARVYLFDEKWAEASNVASAVLNNTATYALQDDLNTVFMNTSSSTIWQFSPFFYGSATEEGNLYIFTAGPPPFTALSDALLNSFEPMDQRKISWTTAVSDGSTTWYYASKYKDNSSVSFSFEYSVVFRLEEQYLIRAEARARAGDLIGAKEDLNIIRNRAGLPNTTAISQDEILNALVQERRVELFTEHGHRFFDLKRYGKLDSALSNKVGWNTTDALFPIPETELLLNPNLSPQNLGY; from the coding sequence ATGAAACCTATATTTAATCCAAAAAGTTTTTTATTTAAAATTCAAAAAAAGCGTATCCCTGTTATTTTTATGGGGTATAGCCTAGCTTGTATACTGTTACTAAGCGCTTGTGATAATTTTGTAGAAACGGATCAACCATCCTCACAACTTTCTACTCCTGTAGTTTTTGAAAGTCCAACTACCGCAACTGCAGCTATGGTCGCTATTTATGCCCAATTACGAAGTTCTACTTTATTGACTGGTTCCCCTCTTGGACTTTCCAATCAAATGGGTCATTATGCCGATGAACTAACTTTTTACGGTGATTCCGAAAATTCTACATTTGGATTGTATACTAACAGTTTGCTGGCATCCAATGAAGCCGTTGCAACTTTATGGGCCAGTAGCTATCGGGTTGTTTATAATACTAATGCTATGCTGGAAGGTATTGCAGCCTCTAAAAGTTTATCCCAAGACAAAGCAAATCAGCTGACAGGTGAGGCACTATTTGTGCGAGCATTAGTCCATTTTTATTTGTTGAATCTTTATGGCGAAATTCCATATATAACTACTACTGATTACAGACAAAATAGAGTTGCCTCTCGCCTACCAGTGGCTAAAGTTTATGAACTAATTATTGCTGATTTGGATAAGGCTTCCAGCTTGCTTCCTGAAAATGACGAAAGCGGAGAGCGGGTGCGACCGGACCAATATACTGCCCAAGCGCTACTTGCCAGAGTTTACTTATTTGATGAAAAATGGGCCGAAGCTTCTAATGTGGCTTCTGCAGTACTAAACAATACGGCAACTTATGCATTACAGGATGATCTCAATACCGTTTTCATGAACACCAGTAGCAGTACCATTTGGCAATTTTCCCCGTTTTTTTATGGTAGTGCAACAGAAGAAGGCAATCTCTATATTTTTACAGCTGGTCCTCCCCCTTTCACGGCTTTAAGCGATGCTCTTTTAAACTCTTTTGAGCCGATGGATCAACGCAAAATCAGTTGGACAACTGCTGTGAGCGACGGAAGCACGACTTGGTATTACGCCAGTAAATACAAGGACAATTCATCTGTTTCATTTTCTTTTGAATATTCCGTTGTTTTTCGATTAGAAGAGCAATATCTTATTCGTGCAGAAGCGAGAGCCCGTGCAGGAGACTTGATTGGTGCAAAAGAAGATCTAAATATCATTCGGAATCGAGCGGGATTACCAAATACGACAGCCATTTCGCAAGATGAAATCTTAAATGCTTTAGTACAAGAACGGCGAGTAGAATTATTTACCGAACACGGACATCGTTTTTTTGATCTCAAACGCTACGGAAAGCTAGATAGCGCTTTGAGTAACAAGGTCGGTTGGAATACCACTGATGCCTTATTTCCCATACCCGAAACAGAACTGCTATTGAATCCCAATTTATCTCCTCAGAACTTAGGATACTAA